A DNA window from Hemitrygon akajei unplaced genomic scaffold, sHemAka1.3 Scf000109, whole genome shotgun sequence contains the following coding sequences:
- the LOC140723334 gene encoding LOW QUALITY PROTEIN: uncharacterized protein (The sequence of the model RefSeq protein was modified relative to this genomic sequence to represent the inferred CDS: substituted 1 base at 1 genomic stop codon) produces the protein MAQQQVHTGERPFTCSDCGKGFTCSSKLKVHQRAHTGERPFTCSMCGKGFTVTSHLLRHQSVHTGERPFTCSDCGKGFPCSSQLKIHQRVHTGERPFTCSVCGKGFTQSSHLQLHRPVHTGERRFTCSDCGKGFTSSSQLKGHQRVHTGERPFTCLDCGKGFSYSSQLKVHQRVHTGERPFTCSVCGKGFTKSSHLVSHQSVHTGERPFTCSDCGKGFTQSSKLKVHQRVHTGEWPFTCSVCGKGFTSSSQLKVHQRIHTGERPFTCSDCGKGFTYSSQLKVHQRVHTGERPFTCSVCGKGFTSSSKLKVHQRVHTGERPFTCSDCGKGFTCSSQLKVHQRVHTGERPFTCSECGKGFTQSSELKVHQRVHTGERPFTCSVCGKGFTKSSHLLSHQSVHTGERPFTCSDCGKGFTCSSELKVHQRVHTGERPFTCSVCGKRFTQSSHLQVHRSVHTGERPFNCSDCGKGFTSSSQLKVHQRVHTGERPFTCFDCGKGFTYSSQLKVHQRVHTGERPFTCSDCGKGFTSSSQLKVHQRVHTGERPFTCSDCGKGFTQSSELKVHQRVHTGERPFSCSVCGKGFTKSSHLLSHQSVHTGERPFTCADCGKGFTKSSELKVHQRVHTGERPFTCSVCGKGFTQSSKLKVHQRVHTGERPFTCSVCEKGFTQSSELKVHQRVHTGERPFTCSVCGKGFTKSSHLLSHQSVHTGERPFTCSDCGKGFTKSSELKVHQRVHTGERPFTCSVCGKGFTQSSKLNVHQRVHTGESPFTCSVCGKGFTQSSQLMMHQSVHTGERPFTCSDCGKGFTSSSQLKVHQRVHTGXRPFTCSVCEKGFTQSSELKVHQRVHTGERPFTCSVCGKGFTKSSHLLSHQSVHTGERPFTCSDCGKGFTKSSHLLSHQSVHTGERPFTCSDCGKGFTQSSELKVHQRVHTGERPFSCSVCGKGFTKSSHLLSHQSVHTGERPFTCADCGKGFTKSSELKVHQRVHTGERPFTCSVCGKGFTQSSKLKVHQRVHTGERPFTCSVCEKGFTQSSELKVHQRVHTGERPFTCSVCGKGFTKSSHLLSHQSVHTGERPFTCSDCGKGFTKSSELKVHQRVHTGERPFTCSVCGKGFTQSSKLNVHQRVHTGESPFTCSVCGKGFTQSSQLMMHQSVHTGERPFTCSDCGKGFTSSSQLKVHQRVHTG, from the coding sequence ATGGCAcaacagcaagttcacactggcgagcggccgttcacctgctcagactgtgggaagggattcacttgctcatctaaactgaaggtacatcagagagctcacactggagagaggccattcacctgctcaatgtgtgggaagggattcactgtaacatctcacctactgagacaccagtcagttcacactggcgagcggccgttcacctgctcagactgtgggaagggattcccttgctcatctcaactgaagatacatcagcgagttcacactggagagaggccattcacctgttcagtctgtgggaagggatttactcaatcatcccacctGCAGTTGCACAGgcctgttcacactggggagaggcggttcacctgctcagactgtgggaagggattcacttcttcgtcccaactgaagggacatcagcgagttcacactggggagaggccgttcacttgcttggactgtgggaagggattcagttactcatcccaactgaaggtacatcagcgagttcacaccggagagaggccgttcacctgctcagtctgtgggaagggattcactaaatcatctcacctagtgagccaccagtcagttcacactggtgagcggccgttcacctgctcagactgtgggaagggattcactcagtcatctaaactgaaggtacatcagcgagttcacactggggagtggccattcacctgctcagtctgtgggaagggattcacttcttcatcccaactgaaggtacatcagcgaattcacactggggagaggccgttcacctgctcggactgtgggaagggattcacttactcatcccaactaaaggtacatcagcgagttcacactggagagaggccgttcacctgctcagtctgtgggaagggattcacttcttcgtctaaactgaaggtacatcagagagttcacactggggagaggccgttcacctgctcggactgtgggaagggattcacttgctcatcccaactgaaggtacatcagcgagttcacactggagagcggccgttcacctgttcagagtgtgggaaaggattcactcagtcatctgaactgaaggtacatcagcgagttcacactggggagaggccattcacctgctcggtgtgtgggaagggattcactaaatcatctcacctactgagccaccagtcagttcacactggcgagcggccgttcacctgctcagactgtgggaagggattcacttgctcatctgaactgaaggtacatcagcgagttcacactggagagaggccattcacctgctcagtctgtgggaagcgattcactcaatcatcccacCTACAGGTGCACAGgtctgttcacactggggagaggccgttcaactgctcagactgtggaaagggattcacttcttcgtcccaactgaaggtacatcagcgagttcacactggggagaggccgttcacctgcttcgactgtgggaagggattcacttactcatcccaactgaaggtacatcagcgagttcacactggagagaggccattcacctgctcagactgtgggaagggattcacttcttcatcccaactgaaggtacatcagcgagttcacactggagagaggccgttcacctgctcagactgtgggaagggattcactcagtcatctgaactgaaggtacatcagcgagttcacactggggagaggccgttcagctgttcagtctgtgggaagggattcactaagtcatctcacctactgagccaccagtcagttcacactggcgagcggccgttcacctgcgcagactgtgggaagggattcactaagtcatctgaactgaaggtacatcagcgagttcacactggggagaggccattcacctgctcagtctgtgggaagggattcactcagtcatctaaactgaaggtacatcagcgagttcacactggagagaggccattcacctgctcagtgtgtgaaaagggattcactcagtcatctgaactgaaggtacatcagcgagttcacactggagagaggccattcacctgctcagtgtgtgggaagggattcacgaaATCATCTCACCTTCTGagccaccagtcagttcacactggcgagcggccgttcacctgctcagactgtgggaagggattcactaagtcatctgaactgaaggtacatcagcgagttcacactggggagaggccattcacctgctcagtctgtgggaagggattcactcagtcatctaagctgaatgtacatcagcgagttcacactggagagagtccattcacctgctcagtgtgtgggaagggattcactcagtcatctcagctGATGatgcaccagtcagttcacactggcgagaggccattcacttgctcagactgtgggaagggattcacttcttcgtcccaactgaaggtacatcagcgagttcacactggatagaggccattcacctgctcagtgtgtgaaaagggattcactcagtcatctgaactgaaggtacatcagcgagttcacactggagagaggccattcacctgctcagtgtgtgggaagggattcacgaaATCATCTCACCTTCTGagccaccagtcagttcacactggcgagcggccgttcacctgctcagactgtgggaagggattcactaagtcatctcacctactgagccaccagtcagttcacactggagagaggccgttcacctgctcagactgtgggaagggattcactcagtcatctgaactgaaggtacatcagcgagttcacactggggagaggccgttcagctgttcagtctgtgggaagggattcactaagtcatctcacctactgagccaccagtcagttcacactggcgagcggccgttcacctgcgctgactgtgggaagggattcactaagtcatctgaactgaaggtacatcagcgagttcacactggggagaggccattcacctgctcagtctgtgggaagggattcactcagtcatctaaactgaaggtacatcagcgagttcacactggagagaggccattcacctgctcagtgtgtgaaaagggattcactcagtcatctgaactgaaggtacatcagcgagttcacactggagagaggccattcacctgctcagtgtgtgggaagggattcacgaaATCATCTCACCTTCTGagccaccagtcagttcacactggcgagcggccgttcacctgctcagactgtgggaagggattcactaagtcatctgaactgaaggtacatcagcgagttcacactggggagaggccattcacctgctcagtctgtgggaagggattcactcagtcatctaagctgaatgtacatcagcgagttcacactggagagagtccattcacctgctcagtgtgtgggaagggattcactcagtcatctcagctGATGatgcaccagtcagttcacactggcgagaggccattcacttgctcagactgtgggaagggattcacttcttcgtcccaactgaaggtacatcagcgagttcacactggatag